In Oncorhynchus masou masou isolate Uvic2021 chromosome 10, UVic_Omas_1.1, whole genome shotgun sequence, a single genomic region encodes these proteins:
- the plcd4b gene encoding 1-phosphatidylinositol 4,5-bisphosphate phosphodiesterase delta-4 — MDSPQSLFAKGDKDLQVMKAGAMLKKVKSKSWKKQRHFRLQEDGQTIWYKSRWAGTSHSTFSVADVEVVREGHQSEVLLSVAEEFPADLCFTLVFRGRRGNLDLVAESPSEAQAWIRGVSKLIQNAESMDDKERVDQWIWDWFQKADKNKDGRMNFKEVRTLLKMMNVDMNEEYALHLFMLADKSKSGCLENEEFVQFYKILTERKDMWRVFQDYSRDGQTLTLAELKDFLRQEQQEGERSWEHAQELIDRYEPSETAKKQGAMSIDGFQMYLVSPEGAILDPQRLTLNQDMSRPLSHYFICSSHNTYLMEDQLRGQSSQEAYIQALKRGCRCVEVDCWDGPNGEPVVYHGHTFTSKILFRDVITTLGEYAFKASEFPVILSLENHCSVEQQRVMAQLLDTILGDMLLREPLDGLVHQELPSPHDLKGKILLKAKKIGGLEESETLTDEATDEVSDEAEPESPSAENLSAEAICLHDKKSKFSRELSDLVVYCKSVHFHSFEYSRLHSKCYEMSSFSESKARKLAKDTGTEFVHHNSRQLSRVYPSGMRTDSSNYNPQELWNVGCQIVALNVQTAGLEMDLNDGLFRQNGCCGYVLKPDFMRNDDSFDPERPQDWDGYTSLQLSIQVISGQQLPKVNQKEGSIVDPLVRVEIYGVSQDQAKQETSYIDNNGFNPLWNETLNFIIHVPELALVRFVVEDYDKASRNDFMGQFTVPFTCIQPGYRHIHLLSKDGTAIPLSTLFVNIKISEVTTEV; from the exons ATGGATTCCCCCCAAAGCTTGT TTGCCAAGGGTGACAAGGACCTCCAGGTGATGAAGGCGGGGGCCATGTTGAAGAAGGTCAAGTCCAAATCATGGAAAAAGCAGCGGCATTTCCGGCTACAGGAAGATGGCCAGACCATCTGGTATAAGTCCAGGTGGGCAGGAACAAGCCACTCCACCT TCTCTGTGGCTGATGTTGAGGTGGTGCGTGAAGGTCACCAGTCGGAGGTCTTGCTGAGCGTAGCTGAAGAGTTTCCCGCTGACCTCTGTTTCACCCTGGTGTTCCGTGGTCGCCGCGGCAACCTGGACCTAGTGGCGGAGTCACCTTCTGAGGCGCAGGCCTGGATCCGGGGTGTAAGCAAGCTGATACAGAATGCTGAAAGCATGGATGACAAGGAGAGGGTTGACCA ATGGATCTGGGACTGGTTTCAGAAGGCGGACAAAAACAAGGACGGACGGATGAACTTCAAGGAGGTGCGCACACTGCTGAAGATGATGAACGTGGACATGAATGAGGAGTATGCTCTTCACCTCTTCATG TTGGCAGATAAGTCTAAGTCAGGTTGTCTGGAGAACGAGGAGTTTGTCCAGTTCTATAAGATACTGACGGAAAGGAAGGACATGTGGCGGGTGTTCCAGGACTACTCCCGAGACGGACAGACATTAACCCTTGCTGAGCTGAAGGACTTTCTGAGGCAGGAgcaacaggagggggagaggagttggGAGCATGCCCAGGAGCTGATTGACCGCTATGAGCCGTCAGAGACCG CCAAGAAACAGGGGGCCATGTCTATAGATGGCTTCCAGATGTACCTGGTCTCTCCAGAGGGCGCCATCTTGGATCCCCAGCGGCTGACCCTGAACCAGGACATGAGCCGGCCCCTCAGCCACTACTTCATCTGTTCCTCCCACAACACCTACTTGATGGAGGACCAGCTCAGAGGACAGAGCAGCCAGGAGGCCTACATCCA GGCTCTAAAGCGGGGCTGTCGTTGTGTTGAGGTGGATTGTTGGGACGGGCCGAATGGAGAGCCGGTTGTTTATCACGGCCACACCTTCACCTCCAAGATCCTCTTCAGAGATGTCATCACCACACTGGGAGAGTACGCCTTCAAG GCATCTGAGTTTCCTGTCATCCTGTCCCTGGAGAACCACTGCAGTGTGGAGCAGCAAAGGGTCATGGCCCAGCTCCTGGACACCATCCTGGGGGACATGCTGCTCAGGGAACCCCTGGATGGACTGGTTCACCAAGAGCTGCCCTCTCCCCAC GATCTGAAGGGAAAGATCCTGCTGAAAGCAAAGAAGATTGGCGGCCTAGAAGAAAGTGAAACGCTGACTGATGAGGCCACTGACGAGGTCAGCGATGAAGCTGAACCTGAGAGCCCGTCTGCAGAAAACCTGTCTGCAGAGGCCATTTGTCTCCATGATAAG AAATCCAAGTTCTCTAGGGAACTCTCGGATCTGGTGGTGTACTGCAAGAGTGTCCATTTTCACAGCTTTGAGTACTCTCGCTTACACTCCAAGTGCTACGAAATGTCCTCTTTCTCCGAGTCCAAGGCCAGGAAACTTGCAAAGGACACAG GGACGGAGTTTGTGCACCACAACAGCAGACAGCTGAGCAGAGTCTATCCCAGCGGCATGAGGACCGATTCCTCTAACTACAACCCACAGGAGCTGTGGAACGTGGGCTGTCAGATAG TGGCGCTGAACGTCCAGACGGCTGGGCTGGAGATGGATCTGAACGATGGGCTCTTCCGTCAGAATGGCTGCTGTGGCTACGTCCTCAAACCTGACTTCATGAGGAATGATGACTCTTTTGACCCAGAAAGACCCCAGGACTGGGATGGCTACACATCACTCCAACTGTCTATCCAG gtAATTAGTGGGCAGCAGCTACCAAAGGTGAACCAGAAAGAGGGCTCCATCGTTGACCCTCTGGTTAGAGTGGAGATCTACGGAGTATCACAAGACCAAGCCAAGCAAGAGACTAGTTACATTGACAACAATG GTTTTAACCCTCTATGGAACGAGACCCTCAATTTTATCATCCACGTCCCAGAGTTGGCCCTGGTGCGTTTTGTGGTGGAGGACTATGACAAGGCTTCCAGGAATGACTTCATGGGCCAGTTCACCGTGCCCTTCACCTGTATTCAGCCAG GATATCGGCATATCCACCTCCTGTCCAAAGACGGAACGGCTATCCCCCTGTCTACTCTGTTTGTCAACATCAAGATCTCTGAGGTAACAACAGAAGTCTGA